Proteins from a genomic interval of Candidatus Neomarinimicrobiota bacterium:
- a CDS encoding glutamate--tRNA ligase: MPIVPRVRFAPSPTGELHLGGARTALFNHLFAKKRDGKYFLRIEDTDVQRSKQEYVDQICYSLEWLGLKWDEPIVYQSKRRDHHHNAVRQLLQGGGAYRCFCTVEDLALKRDEAAKAKKLYRYSGKCRDLSDEELKLRLNRADPFCIRISVPGGKTKFTDSVYGKIEVDHKEIDDFIIQRTDGSPTYNFTVVVDDIDMEINWVIRGEDHLTNTPKQVIVYKALGSKPPRFAHLPMILGPNGQRLSKRHGAIGVQAYRDMGFLPEALLNYLALLGWSPGSDREVFSLKELTKKFSLDKVVKKGGVFDEKKLNWVCGQHMSGKSSQDLLNTMRELEPDWHSDQDENYLFNVIEMVKSRTKSLSELNEFSGYFFADPQSFDEKAVRKRWKDASVTKLMNRYWMSLHELTKWEPTALEEHLRTLAETENVSAGKFIHPVRIAISGHGVGPSLFDLMALLGRERVLRRMNYAIDNLPPS, from the coding sequence ATGCCCATTGTTCCGAGAGTCCGTTTTGCTCCCAGTCCTACTGGTGAATTGCACCTAGGAGGTGCCCGAACCGCCCTGTTCAACCATCTTTTCGCCAAAAAGAGAGATGGTAAATATTTTCTTAGAATAGAAGACACTGATGTTCAGCGCTCAAAACAGGAATATGTGGATCAGATTTGCTATTCTCTAGAATGGCTCGGTCTCAAGTGGGATGAACCCATCGTTTACCAATCCAAGCGGCGGGACCACCACCACAATGCTGTCCGACAACTCCTACAAGGTGGCGGAGCCTATAGGTGTTTCTGTACGGTAGAAGATCTGGCACTGAAGAGGGACGAAGCTGCCAAAGCGAAAAAACTGTACCGCTACTCAGGCAAATGCCGGGATCTGTCGGACGAAGAGCTAAAACTGCGACTGAACAGGGCCGATCCTTTTTGTATCCGGATCAGTGTCCCGGGCGGAAAGACCAAATTCACTGACTCCGTTTACGGAAAAATTGAAGTGGATCACAAAGAGATAGATGACTTTATTATCCAGCGGACCGACGGGTCACCCACCTACAACTTTACAGTGGTGGTTGATGATATAGATATGGAAATCAACTGGGTTATCCGTGGTGAAGATCACTTGACGAACACCCCCAAGCAGGTTATTGTCTATAAGGCTCTCGGATCAAAACCGCCTCGATTTGCGCACTTGCCCATGATTCTTGGCCCGAACGGCCAACGCCTCAGCAAACGCCACGGTGCCATAGGGGTCCAGGCTTACCGGGATATGGGATTCCTACCTGAAGCTCTGCTTAACTATCTTGCTCTGTTGGGGTGGTCCCCCGGTAGTGATCGAGAGGTTTTTTCCTTAAAGGAATTGACAAAAAAGTTTTCTTTGGATAAAGTGGTGAAGAAGGGAGGAGTTTTTGACGAGAAAAAACTTAACTGGGTTTGCGGCCAGCATATGTCGGGAAAATCTTCGCAGGACCTTCTAAACACCATGCGTGAGCTGGAGCCAGACTGGCACAGTGATCAAGATGAGAACTACCTGTTCAATGTTATCGAGATGGTGAAATCGAGGACCAAATCGCTCAGCGAGCTCAACGAATTTTCCGGTTACTTTTTTGCCGATCCCCAATCTTTTGATGAGAAAGCGGTGAGGAAACGGTGGAAAGATGCCTCTGTGACCAAACTGATGAACAGGTACTGGATGAGTCTCCATGAGCTGACCAAGTGGGAGCCTACCGCCCTGGAGGAGCATCTTCGGACACTTGCCGAGACGGAAAACGTTTCTGCAGGCAAGTTTATTCACCCTGTGCGGATCGCTATTTCTGGACATGGGGTAGGGCCGTCTCTCTTTGATCTTATGGCACTTTTGGGCCGAGAGCGTGTATTGAGACGAATGAATTATGCAATTGATAATTTGCCGCCATCCTAA
- the murA gene encoding UDP-N-acetylglucosamine 1-carboxyvinyltransferase: MDKLVIHGGRLLKGSVRIGGAKNAVLPIMTATIIAPGRYKIKRVPNLRDTRTMIRLLEIIGAEVSFEDGTLLIDSTKCDNPEAPYDLVKTMRASFYVLGPLLSRFGYAKVSMPGGCAWGPRPVNFHVDAMEQIGAETILEDGYIIAKGEHLRGGEVLFEVSSVGATGNAVMAAVKASGRTSIFYAAMEPEITCLCEFLNAMGARISGIGTNKLQIEGVSEMKAVDFEIIPDRIETATFLIAGAMAGEKVIVEGAEPNHLQVVLKKLQETGSELEVKKDSITIERKGRPRPISVETAVYPGFPTDVQAQWMALMSLADGNSTITDSIYHDRFTHIAELSRLGGDIRLKYNVAKVKGKERLLGARVMSTDIRASASLILAGLAAEGQTDISRIYHIERGYEKIEEKFQSLGAEISRESE; encoded by the coding sequence ATGGATAAACTGGTTATACACGGCGGCCGCCTGCTGAAAGGATCTGTAAGGATCGGTGGTGCAAAGAATGCAGTTTTGCCTATCATGACGGCCACCATCATCGCACCCGGCAGGTACAAAATCAAACGTGTCCCTAATCTCCGGGATACAAGAACGATGATCAGGCTTCTGGAAATCATCGGTGCTGAGGTGAGCTTTGAAGACGGCACACTTCTTATCGATTCCACCAAGTGCGACAATCCGGAAGCACCTTACGATCTGGTGAAGACCATGCGTGCTTCTTTCTATGTACTCGGGCCGCTGCTTTCACGGTTCGGCTATGCCAAAGTTTCCATGCCCGGCGGGTGTGCATGGGGCCCGCGGCCCGTCAATTTCCACGTTGATGCCATGGAGCAGATCGGTGCTGAGACGATTCTGGAAGATGGGTACATTATTGCGAAGGGTGAGCATTTGAGGGGAGGTGAAGTTTTGTTTGAGGTCTCTTCCGTGGGCGCCACAGGGAATGCTGTTATGGCTGCTGTAAAAGCGTCCGGCCGGACATCCATTTTTTATGCTGCCATGGAGCCGGAGATTACATGTCTCTGCGAATTTCTGAATGCTATGGGCGCCAGAATAAGCGGCATTGGTACCAATAAGCTTCAGATTGAAGGTGTGAGTGAAATGAAGGCTGTGGATTTTGAAATCATACCTGACCGGATAGAAACAGCTACCTTTCTGATTGCCGGAGCGATGGCCGGCGAAAAAGTTATAGTTGAAGGGGCGGAGCCCAATCATCTGCAAGTGGTTCTTAAAAAGCTCCAGGAAACAGGTAGCGAACTTGAAGTAAAGAAAGACAGTATTACCATTGAGAGAAAGGGGAGACCGCGGCCTATCTCCGTGGAAACAGCTGTTTATCCTGGTTTCCCCACCGACGTCCAAGCCCAATGGATGGCGCTCATGTCGCTGGCCGATGGCAACTCCACCATTACGGACAGCATCTACCACGACCGCTTTACCCACATTGCAGAACTGAGCCGGTTAGGCGGAGATATAAGGCTGAAGTACAATGTGGCGAAAGTGAAAGGAAAGGAGCGTTTGCTTGGAGCCCGTGTCATGTCTACTGACATTCGTGCCAGTGCATCTCTGATCCTTGCCGGCTTGGCGGCGGAAGGGCAAACAGACATTTCGCGCATATATCATATTGAACGGGGATATGAGAAGATTGAAGAAAAATTTCAATCCTTGGGAGCTGAAATTTCTAGGGAGTCTGAGTAA
- a CDS encoding NAD(P)H-hydrate dehydratase — protein MRILSTLEAREVDRVTMEELGIPGVTLMESAGRAVAARVTSMADGGKVGIICGKGNNGGDGYACASLLKEMEIECELISTIPEGKIAGFSRHFYDECIGKGIRFSHTKHFEEVDLGHFDLIVDGLLGTGISGEVKPDAAEWIEAMNSVSSPVLSIDIPSGINGTSGFVCGSAVQATATVTMGFLKQGIVVQPGKSLAGEITVADLGYPSSAFEGLGMMKKTFDEALAREHLSPPPAETYKHRQGKLLIIAGSKGFTGAACLAAEAAVRSGAGLVVAAVPESLNSIFEIKLTEAMTLPIPDKGKGFLDKSALDFLQEWFNWSDALLMGPGVGTDAQVGELVKDVIHKINKPLVLDADGLGHIKNDLDILSQLGDAFVITPHHGEASRLFGVKQEEIGDDLFKFASRSEGRSGGVLVLKGAPTLTAFGNKVIANISGHQGLATGGTGDVLAGIISGFLCQGMPVQAAAQLAVFVHGRTADLLLEERGYRGLAASDLIEKISAVIASYETGR, from the coding sequence ATGAGGATCCTTTCCACGCTGGAAGCAAGAGAAGTGGACAGAGTCACTATGGAAGAGCTGGGTATACCCGGTGTGACACTTATGGAAAGTGCCGGGCGTGCTGTGGCTGCAAGGGTTACTTCCATGGCGGATGGCGGAAAAGTGGGCATAATCTGCGGAAAGGGCAATAACGGGGGCGACGGATATGCGTGTGCCTCTTTACTGAAAGAGATGGAGATAGAATGCGAACTCATATCAACAATTCCTGAGGGAAAGATAGCAGGTTTTTCCAGACATTTCTATGATGAGTGCATAGGTAAGGGGATCAGGTTCAGTCACACTAAGCATTTTGAGGAAGTCGATCTTGGGCACTTTGATCTCATTGTTGACGGTCTTCTTGGCACGGGAATTTCTGGGGAGGTGAAACCTGATGCAGCTGAGTGGATCGAAGCCATGAACTCCGTATCCTCACCGGTTCTTTCCATTGATATTCCGTCCGGTATAAACGGGACCAGCGGCTTTGTTTGCGGCTCTGCAGTACAAGCCACCGCCACTGTAACCATGGGGTTTCTGAAACAGGGCATTGTGGTACAGCCGGGAAAATCGCTGGCGGGGGAGATCACAGTGGCTGATCTTGGTTACCCCTCTTCCGCTTTTGAAGGTCTCGGGATGATGAAGAAAACTTTTGATGAGGCACTCGCCCGGGAACATCTGTCTCCGCCGCCTGCAGAAACATATAAGCATCGTCAGGGTAAACTGCTCATTATTGCCGGGTCGAAAGGTTTCACCGGGGCGGCATGCTTAGCTGCAGAAGCCGCCGTGAGAAGCGGTGCCGGACTGGTGGTTGCTGCCGTTCCGGAGTCCCTTAATTCAATCTTTGAGATAAAATTGACTGAAGCTATGACGTTGCCGATACCCGATAAAGGAAAAGGGTTTCTGGACAAAAGTGCTCTCGATTTTCTTCAGGAGTGGTTCAACTGGAGTGACGCTCTTCTCATGGGTCCTGGGGTCGGAACAGATGCTCAAGTGGGGGAATTGGTGAAGGATGTTATTCACAAGATCAATAAGCCCCTTGTTCTGGATGCGGACGGGTTGGGACACATCAAAAACGATCTGGATATTCTTTCTCAGCTGGGAGACGCATTCGTTATTACACCCCACCACGGCGAAGCTTCCCGGTTGTTCGGGGTCAAGCAGGAGGAAATCGGTGATGATCTATTCAAATTTGCCTCTAGATCTGAAGGACGATCAGGAGGTGTTCTGGTTTTGAAAGGCGCGCCTACGCTGACGGCTTTCGGAAATAAGGTGATTGCCAACATATCTGGTCATCAAGGGCTAGCTACTGGCGGTACGGGGGATGTCCTCGCTGGAATTATTTCTGGTTTTCTCTGCCAGGGAATGCCGGTTCAGGCCGCCGCCCAACTAGCGGTTTTTGTCCATGGCCGGACTGCTGATCTGCTCCTGGAGGAGAGAGGCTATCGCGGCCTCGCGGCTTCTGATCTAATTGAAAAAATATCCGCTGTCATTGCCAGTTATGAAACAGGCAGATAG
- a CDS encoding amidohydrolase, producing the protein MRQNVVKAVVGLFLAATGLAFSQPGEMTSAKKTAAKWVDKNSKSIQKASKTVWDYAEIALKEHKSAKLLSGMLAEAGFKVERGVSDMPSAFVAEYGKGKPIVAFLAEYDALPGLSQKVKTSIDPVVEGAGGHGCGHSLFGAGTIGGALALKEAMVKHKLKGTIRVYGTPAEEQVVAKVFMVRDGLFDDVDVCFDWHPSSKNRVSVLPSKALRSFEVTFYGRSAHASGAPWEGVSALDAVEAFQTGVNLLREHMPTTGRIHYVVTQGGGAPNVIPAKASIWLYTRAKDWPEVMKIYNHVETIVKAADMMAWGEEYGNPKSGFKPAEINMLTGVYEYNHNHATAKVIHSNLSLMGAPSYTKEEEKFARNLQEAFGVEVEGYHTEVAELNLDPPRESGGSTDVANISWTAPTASFGVSNWPQNIPAHSWASTAASGSEPGLKAMLNACKVLAFNAIDVMSDPSLLEPMKKEFAESRKKFNYEPPVGPEVKPSLPSHMREE; encoded by the coding sequence ATGAGACAGAATGTCGTTAAGGCAGTTGTGGGGTTATTTCTTGCGGCCACAGGTTTGGCTTTTTCTCAGCCTGGGGAGATGACTTCAGCCAAGAAAACAGCAGCCAAGTGGGTTGACAAGAATAGCAAGTCCATTCAAAAAGCTTCCAAAACAGTGTGGGATTATGCGGAAATTGCTCTTAAAGAACACAAATCAGCAAAGCTCCTTTCTGGTATGCTTGCCGAAGCGGGATTCAAAGTAGAGCGGGGTGTTTCGGATATGCCATCCGCTTTTGTTGCTGAATATGGGAAAGGTAAACCGATCGTAGCGTTTCTTGCGGAGTACGATGCCCTTCCGGGTCTTTCCCAAAAGGTTAAGACAAGTATTGATCCGGTTGTGGAAGGTGCCGGCGGACACGGCTGTGGTCATTCCCTTTTTGGTGCCGGTACCATCGGCGGTGCGTTGGCGTTAAAGGAAGCCATGGTTAAGCACAAACTAAAGGGGACCATCCGGGTTTACGGCACCCCGGCAGAAGAACAGGTGGTGGCAAAAGTTTTTATGGTGCGGGACGGTCTTTTCGATGATGTGGACGTCTGTTTTGACTGGCATCCATCCAGCAAAAACCGAGTGAGTGTTCTCCCGAGCAAGGCCCTCAGGTCGTTCGAGGTGACGTTTTACGGCCGATCGGCCCACGCCTCCGGAGCGCCGTGGGAGGGGGTTTCGGCACTGGATGCTGTTGAAGCATTTCAGACAGGCGTGAACCTTCTCAGGGAACACATGCCCACAACTGGGCGAATTCATTATGTGGTGACCCAGGGCGGCGGAGCACCTAACGTCATTCCGGCGAAAGCTTCCATTTGGCTGTATACTCGTGCCAAGGACTGGCCTGAGGTGATGAAGATATACAATCATGTGGAGACAATCGTAAAAGCCGCCGACATGATGGCGTGGGGTGAGGAGTACGGTAATCCCAAATCGGGCTTCAAACCGGCGGAGATTAATATGCTGACAGGTGTCTATGAATACAACCACAATCACGCAACAGCCAAAGTGATCCATTCAAATCTTTCTCTGATGGGTGCCCCCTCGTACACCAAGGAGGAAGAGAAGTTTGCACGTAACCTTCAAGAAGCGTTTGGTGTTGAAGTGGAAGGCTACCACACGGAAGTTGCGGAGCTAAATCTCGATCCGCCCAGAGAATCAGGCGGTTCCACCGATGTTGCCAATATTTCCTGGACGGCTCCCACTGCTTCATTCGGGGTTAGCAACTGGCCGCAAAATATTCCTGCCCATTCATGGGCCTCTACGGCTGCTTCAGGTAGTGAGCCGGGATTGAAGGCAATGCTCAATGCATGCAAAGTACTTGCTTTCAACGCTATCGATGTGATGTCTGACCCGAGTCTTCTTGAGCCCATGAAAAAAGAGTTTGCCGAGAGCAGGAAGAAGTTTAACTATGAACCGCCGGTAGGACCTGAAGTAAAGCCCAGCTTACCTTCGCATATGAGGGAAGAGTAG
- the acpS gene encoding holo-[acyl-carrier-protein] synthase → MKPESKLGTDIVEVSRIRQLSEEYGGRFYHHVYTKGEVKWCRERAVPEMHLAGRFAAKEAVKKALLASGEENIPLSGIEIIRQDNGPPEVFLHLDLKRFYHCQVSISHTDSLATAVAMVMPQ, encoded by the coding sequence ATGAAGCCTGAGAGCAAACTGGGCACCGATATTGTAGAGGTCTCCCGGATTCGCCAGCTTTCCGAGGAGTACGGAGGACGATTTTACCATCACGTTTACACAAAGGGTGAAGTGAAATGGTGCCGAGAGCGTGCCGTGCCTGAAATGCACCTCGCCGGACGCTTTGCAGCCAAAGAAGCAGTTAAGAAGGCCCTTCTTGCGTCTGGAGAGGAAAATATTCCGCTTAGTGGTATTGAGATTATCCGGCAGGATAACGGCCCACCGGAGGTATTCTTGCATCTTGATCTAAAAAGATTTTATCACTGCCAGGTTTCCATCTCTCACACAGATTCGCTGGCAACGGCAGTAGCCATGGTGATGCCGCAATGA